In Chryseobacterium camelliae, one DNA window encodes the following:
- a CDS encoding AraC family transcriptional regulator, with protein sequence MKHSHPSFEAIKPNIGSSFTSLKFLTNENIKSHVWHYHPEIELIYVCKGSGKRQIGSNISYFSDGDLVLIGSNLPHCGLTNENTNNEYEMVIQFKPDFLGEAIWETPEMQRIVSLLEKSKAGIVFGDTVKKEVGKKILDMHDSSSLDRLIRFLGILDELAVTQDCRILNAGKYYLQTQVEDNDRINVIFNYVKDHFREQMTLEEIADLANMKVPSFCRYFKKITNKTFTQFVNEYRITHSLKLLAEQPLSITEVCFESGFNNFSYFNKTFKEYVKKSPSQYRKEFNYLIE encoded by the coding sequence ATGAAACATTCACATCCTTCATTTGAAGCCATTAAACCCAATATCGGGAGCAGTTTTACCAGCCTGAAATTCCTGACCAATGAGAATATCAAATCCCATGTATGGCATTACCATCCGGAAATAGAGTTGATCTATGTCTGTAAGGGGTCCGGGAAGAGACAGATCGGAAGTAATATATCCTATTTCTCGGATGGAGACCTGGTGCTCATCGGAAGTAATCTTCCGCATTGCGGGCTTACCAATGAAAACACCAATAATGAATATGAAATGGTCATTCAGTTCAAACCGGATTTTTTAGGGGAAGCAATCTGGGAAACCCCGGAGATGCAGCGTATAGTCAGCCTTTTGGAAAAATCAAAAGCCGGCATTGTATTCGGGGATACCGTAAAAAAAGAAGTCGGAAAAAAAATCCTTGATATGCATGACTCATCATCTCTGGACAGGTTGATCCGGTTTCTGGGAATCCTCGATGAGCTTGCGGTTACTCAGGATTGCAGGATCCTGAATGCGGGTAAGTACTATCTTCAGACCCAGGTGGAGGACAATGACAGGATCAATGTGATTTTCAATTATGTAAAAGACCACTTCCGGGAGCAGATGACTCTGGAGGAAATCGCTGATCTTGCCAACATGAAAGTACCTTCGTTCTGCCGTTACTTTAAGAAGATCACCAACAAAACCTTTACGCAGTTTGTCAACGAGTACAGGATCACCCATTCTTTAAAACTGCTGGCAGAGCAGCCTTTAAGCATTACAGAGGTGTGCTTTGAAAGCGGCTTCAACAATTTCAGCTATTTCAATAAGACGTTTAAGGAATATGTTAAAAAAAGTCCGTCACAATACAGAAAAGAATTCAATTATCTGATTGAGTAA
- the galK gene encoding galactokinase: MRKKLIEDTKAAFRKTFHSEPEYLFLAPGRINIIGEHVDYNDGFVLPAAIDKYICFAVKKQEDSDTSTFFAQDFDQFFSFNTNEKQVPVDQQWANYLLGVFNAIQENGKSTGGLQVAFSSTIPMGSGLSSSAALECGFAYILNTLFDLGLSNSEMALIGQKSEHTFVGVNCGIMDQFASVFGKENKVIMLDCNSLDYQYYDAELDGYAWVLFDSCVKHTHLTSGYNDRRKDVDRGKEVLWKKFPQVHKFRDFTLEKLEECRDEMGDIPYIRCSYLLKEIRRVEQAVQALSENRPEELGRLMNETHDGLSREYEVSCEEIDFLVEETLKEEGVLGSRMMGGGFGGCSINLIEKDQVERVVEAISKKYKDRFNIPMNIYSVKISDGIHEYMSDEYIQS, translated from the coding sequence ATGCGGAAAAAATTAATTGAAGATACAAAAGCGGCATTCCGGAAAACATTTCATTCAGAACCCGAGTACTTGTTCCTGGCTCCGGGCAGGATCAACATCATCGGCGAGCATGTTGATTATAATGACGGCTTTGTACTTCCTGCTGCGATCGATAAATACATCTGCTTTGCCGTTAAAAAACAGGAAGATTCAGATACCAGTACATTTTTTGCACAGGATTTTGATCAGTTTTTCAGCTTTAACACCAATGAAAAACAGGTTCCGGTTGATCAGCAATGGGCCAATTACCTCCTGGGCGTTTTCAATGCCATCCAGGAAAACGGGAAAAGTACCGGCGGCCTCCAGGTAGCCTTCAGCAGCACGATTCCCATGGGTTCCGGATTATCTTCATCTGCGGCACTGGAATGCGGGTTTGCTTATATCTTAAATACTTTGTTTGATCTCGGACTTTCTAACAGTGAAATGGCTTTAATCGGCCAGAAATCGGAACATACTTTTGTTGGGGTCAACTGTGGGATCATGGATCAGTTTGCATCCGTATTCGGAAAGGAAAATAAGGTGATCATGCTGGACTGCAATTCGCTGGACTATCAATACTATGATGCAGAACTGGACGGATATGCCTGGGTATTGTTCGACAGTTGTGTAAAGCACACGCATCTTACTTCGGGATATAATGACCGCAGAAAGGATGTGGACCGTGGAAAAGAGGTTTTATGGAAAAAATTCCCGCAGGTACATAAGTTCCGGGATTTTACACTGGAAAAGCTGGAAGAATGCAGGGATGAAATGGGGGATATCCCTTATATCCGTTGCAGTTATCTTTTAAAAGAGATCAGAAGGGTAGAGCAGGCCGTTCAGGCACTATCTGAAAATCGTCCTGAAGAACTCGGGCGGCTGATGAACGAAACCCATGACGGGCTTTCCCGTGAATATGAAGTCAGCTGCGAAGAAATTGATTTTCTCGTGGAAGAAACCCTGAAAGAAGAAGGTGTTTTAGGGTCAAGAATGATGGGCGGAGGCTTTGGTGGCTGCAGCATTAACCTTATTGAAAAGGATCAGGTGGAAAGAGTCGTTGAAGCCATAAGCAAAAAATATAAAGATAGATTTAATATTCCGATGAATATTTATTCCGTTAAAATTTCAGATGGAATCCATGAATACATGAGTGATGAATACATTCAATCCTAA
- a CDS encoding UDP-glucose--hexose-1-phosphate uridylyltransferase: protein MNTFNPKKNPHRRYNPLLDEWILVSPQRSERPWQGQTEDSGHEQQPSYDPGCYLCPGNTRISGEKNPDYKGVYVFDNDFGSLMREEVEYPAGTTDFFVMKPERGINRVICFSDDHSLTLPEMEVGDIRNVVDLWQQQYRELGAMDFINHVQIFENKGRIMGCSNPHPHGQIWAQSSIPTLVQRTQHNLKKYFDSHGRSLLEDYLEKELETDERVILKNEHFVALVPFWASWPYETMVISRRKLSDINQFSEPEKTALAEILKGLTVKYDNVFNTSFPYSAGIHQAPTDGSDHPEWHFHMHFYPPLLRSAEVKKFMVGYEMLAEPQRDLSPEQSAEVLKALPLVHYKNKDK, encoded by the coding sequence ATGAATACATTCAATCCTAAGAAAAATCCGCACAGGCGCTATAATCCGCTTTTGGATGAGTGGATACTGGTATCTCCGCAGCGGTCTGAAAGGCCGTGGCAGGGACAGACTGAAGATTCCGGCCATGAACAGCAGCCTTCATATGATCCGGGCTGTTATCTTTGCCCCGGAAACACCAGGATCAGTGGTGAAAAGAATCCTGATTACAAAGGAGTATATGTCTTTGACAATGATTTCGGATCATTGATGAGGGAAGAAGTGGAGTACCCTGCCGGAACAACTGATTTTTTTGTGATGAAGCCCGAACGCGGAATCAACAGGGTCATCTGTTTCTCTGACGACCATAGCCTGACGTTACCCGAAATGGAAGTCGGTGACATCCGCAATGTGGTGGATCTCTGGCAGCAACAGTATAGGGAGCTGGGCGCCATGGATTTCATCAACCATGTCCAGATCTTTGAAAACAAAGGCAGGATCATGGGATGCAGCAATCCGCATCCGCACGGACAGATCTGGGCGCAGTCATCCATTCCCACCCTTGTACAGAGAACACAGCATAACCTTAAAAAATACTTTGACAGTCATGGCAGGTCATTATTGGAGGATTACCTGGAAAAGGAGCTTGAGACGGATGAACGGGTGATTCTCAAAAATGAACATTTTGTGGCATTGGTTCCATTCTGGGCATCCTGGCCGTATGAAACAATGGTTATAAGCAGGCGGAAACTATCTGATATCAATCAGTTTTCAGAACCGGAAAAAACAGCATTGGCAGAAATCCTGAAAGGACTTACGGTGAAGTATGATAATGTCTTCAATACCTCTTTTCCATACTCTGCAGGGATCCACCAGGCACCTACGGACGGAAGTGATCATCCGGAATGGCATTTCCATATGCATTTTTATCCACCGCTCCTGCGCAGCGCTGAAGTTAAGAAATTTATGGTGGGGTATGAGATGCTTGCCGAGCCCCAGCGTGACTTAAGTCCGGAACAGAGTGCAGAAGTTCTGAAAGCTCTTCCTTTAGTGCATTATAAGAATAAAGATAAATAG
- a CDS encoding Cof-type HAD-IIB family hydrolase: protein MKDIRLIVTDMDGTFLNSNYEISPEFPAIYSELKKKNILFVPASGRQMPGITQYFEDIEDEIGFIAENGGYVIYKNKELFTDRLEHKHIVDIIRTIRDIPKARAVLSAKKTAYYETDDQDFVDFFSKYYTKNQKKDDLTEEVDDIAFKIAVYHPDGAEEHLYPFVKQFEQYDLEIVISGKHWLDIMNKNINKGNALEKLQQALDISPEQTMAFGDYMNDIEMLKNAQYSFAMKNAHPSVKEAASYEACSNDNFGVLQTIKTLLEQ, encoded by the coding sequence ATGAAAGATATCAGACTTATAGTAACCGATATGGATGGGACCTTCCTGAATTCCAATTATGAAATCAGTCCAGAATTCCCAGCCATCTACAGCGAACTGAAAAAAAAGAATATTTTATTTGTGCCCGCCAGCGGAAGACAGATGCCGGGAATCACACAGTATTTCGAAGATATTGAAGATGAAATCGGGTTCATTGCAGAAAACGGAGGCTATGTCATCTATAAAAATAAAGAACTCTTCACCGACCGGCTGGAGCATAAACATATTGTAGATATCATCAGGACTATTCGTGATATTCCCAAAGCCAGAGCAGTATTGTCTGCAAAAAAGACGGCTTACTATGAAACGGATGATCAGGATTTCGTAGACTTCTTTTCAAAGTATTATACTAAAAACCAGAAAAAGGATGACCTGACAGAAGAGGTGGATGACATTGCGTTTAAAATTGCAGTGTACCATCCGGATGGTGCGGAGGAGCATCTCTATCCATTTGTAAAACAATTTGAGCAATATGATCTTGAAATCGTGATTTCCGGTAAGCACTGGCTGGATATTATGAATAAGAACATCAACAAGGGAAATGCTCTGGAAAAACTGCAGCAGGCACTGGATATTTCTCCTGAACAGACCATGGCTTTCGGCGATTATATGAATGATATCGAAATGCTGAAAAACGCACAATATTCCTTCGCCATGAAAAATGCACACCCTTCAGTAAAAGAAGCGGCGAGTTATGAAGCCTGTTCCAATGACAATTTTGGGGTTTTGCAAACGATTAAAACACTTCTTGAGCAATAA
- a CDS encoding serine hydrolase domain-containing protein: MRNNIRLKTFFIGTLPNVFLGMIFSCSATRPSQDAVLYQADPLYMEIEASGRELTIKNHVPGVAVAVLRDGKMAWIQTIGYADLAGRKPVTPETIFNIGSISKLVSAWGFMQLTEKGLVKLDDPVDPYLTRWHLPKSEFDPSKVTLRRILSHTAGLSVHGYGGSEQGTALLSLEESLNGKTKRNGETVHLINDPGTKWEYSGGGYTLAQLLLEEKTHQSFATYMKQNIFRPLGMKHTSYEWTADMMATSATAYDEQGKPIKNRIFTEKAAAGLQTTIKDLAHFAELSITPDSHQLNKVLKPNTITLMETPVLPSSDEGGSGLGYRFMNYEGFRTIGHTGENAGWSAALFLDLPTKSGLVILCNGSNGDRVWFPIYQSWLKTVKTKGGSSR; the protein is encoded by the coding sequence ATGAGAAATAATATCCGACTTAAAACGTTCTTCATCGGTACCTTACCTAATGTTTTTTTAGGCATGATTTTTTCCTGTTCAGCAACCAGACCGTCGCAAGATGCAGTTCTTTACCAGGCAGATCCGCTGTATATGGAAATTGAAGCATCGGGTCGGGAACTTACTATAAAGAACCATGTTCCGGGAGTTGCCGTCGCTGTGCTCCGGGATGGGAAGATGGCCTGGATACAGACGATAGGCTATGCGGATCTTGCAGGCAGAAAACCCGTAACGCCTGAAACGATTTTTAACATTGGTTCTATCTCGAAGCTGGTTTCTGCATGGGGCTTTATGCAACTCACAGAAAAAGGCCTTGTAAAATTAGACGATCCCGTTGATCCGTATCTCACCCGTTGGCATCTGCCAAAATCCGAATTTGACCCATCAAAAGTAACACTCAGACGGATCCTAAGCCATACCGCTGGACTTTCAGTACACGGATATGGCGGATCAGAGCAGGGTACGGCTCTGCTCAGCCTGGAAGAATCACTGAATGGAAAAACCAAACGGAATGGTGAAACGGTGCATCTGATCAATGATCCGGGCACCAAATGGGAGTATTCAGGAGGCGGCTATACGCTGGCACAACTGCTTCTCGAAGAGAAGACCCACCAAAGTTTCGCCACCTATATGAAACAGAATATTTTCCGGCCGCTTGGAATGAAACATACCAGTTATGAATGGACTGCCGATATGATGGCGACCTCAGCAACGGCATATGACGAACAGGGAAAGCCTATAAAAAACCGGATTTTCACTGAAAAAGCAGCGGCAGGGCTTCAGACCACGATTAAAGACCTGGCCCATTTTGCGGAGCTGTCTATTACACCGGATTCCCATCAACTGAACAAAGTCCTGAAACCAAATACCATAACGTTAATGGAAACGCCCGTTCTTCCATCCTCGGACGAAGGCGGAAGCGGTCTTGGATACCGGTTTATGAATTACGAAGGTTTCAGAACCATAGGCCATACCGGTGAAAATGCTGGCTGGAGTGCGGCTCTGTTCCTGGATCTGCCCACAAAAAGCGGCCTTGTTATCCTATGTAATGGATCCAACGGTGATCGGGTTTGGTTTCCCATCTATCAAAGCTGGTTAAAGACGGTTAAAACAAAAGGCGGATCTTCCAGGTAA
- a CDS encoding helix-turn-helix domain-containing protein gives MEKNIHQGRNVKRFREMLGIKQEALALDLGDEWNQKKVSLLEQKDVIEDHLLKKISGVLNIPVEAFKNFDEEHAVNLISCTFSDNAIFNNRVDVQNINSIDKFIQLHEEKIALYERMLKEKDDMMERLEGLIKSKHD, from the coding sequence ATGGAAAAGAACATACATCAGGGAAGAAATGTAAAACGCTTCAGGGAAATGCTCGGGATCAAACAGGAAGCTTTGGCCCTTGATTTGGGCGACGAATGGAACCAGAAAAAAGTATCCCTGCTGGAACAGAAAGACGTGATCGAAGATCACCTGCTTAAAAAGATCTCAGGAGTGCTGAACATCCCCGTTGAAGCTTTTAAGAATTTTGATGAGGAGCATGCGGTGAATTTAATTTCATGTACATTTTCAGATAACGCCATCTTTAATAATAGGGTTGACGTTCAAAATATTAATTCTATTGATAAATTTATCCAGTTGCACGAAGAGAAGATTGCTCTGTATGAGAGGATGCTGAAGGAGAAGGATGATATGATGGAAAGATTGGAAGGTTTGATTAAAAGTAAGCACGACTGA
- the uvrA gene encoding excinuclease ABC subunit UvrA — MASIKDIDIKKQVFVKNAHLNNLKHIDVLIPKNKLIVITGVSGSGKSSLAFDTIYAEGQRRYVESLSSYARQFLGKLEKPKVDDIKGLAPSIAIQQKVISSNPRSTVGTSTEIYDYLKLLFARIGKTYSPVSGEEVKKDSVSDVVDFIKASPKDVSFLLTAPLEYDAEAFNETLNVLKLAGFTRLEINGNVAGIEDLESFGFTPEKGMAINLVIDRFSYEEDESFLQRLADSIQMAFYEGRGYCSLKNTETGKVKEFSNKFELDGIEFLEPNVHFFSFNNPYGACPTCEGYGKVIGIDEDLVIPNKTLSIYEDAVVSWRGESMSEWKKAFIKEAKGFPVHKPYHQLTKEQRTFLWKGDGDKNFPSINNFFKMLEENLYKIQYRVMLSRYRGKTLCPTCEGMRLREETSWVKIDGHNIQSMIDLPLDELFPLITGLKLSDHDQEIAKRLLYEITTRIEFLLKVGLGYLTLNRTSNTLSGGESQRINLATSLGSSLVGSIYILDEPSIGLHSRDTENLIEVLKNLRDLGNTVIVVEHDEDVMRAADYIIDIGPEAGYLGGELVFAGDYKELKDADTLTSKYLTGRLEIKIPEKRRKAKEWIHIKGARQNNLKNIDVDIPLESLVVISGVSGSGKSTLMKEILTNDIMIQLGLGGKKGDYDSVEFPKKLIKNIELIDQNPIGKSSRSNPVTYLKAYDDIRDLFAKQKTAKMMGYKPKHFSFNVDGGRCDECKGEGVINVSMQFMADIELECEVCKGTRFKSEILEIKYDEKNISDILHMTVDEALEFFGDNKEDKIVTKLRPLQEVGLGYLQLGQSSSTLSGGEAQRVKLASFLVKGVTTEKTLFVFDEPSTGLHFHDIQKLLKSLQALIDLGHSVIVIEHQPDIIKCADYIIDIGPEAGKHGGEVVFNGTPEELAKNKKSHTAYYIKEKLEQ; from the coding sequence ATGGCTTCAATTAAAGATATAGATATAAAAAAGCAGGTTTTCGTTAAAAACGCACACCTCAACAATCTCAAACACATCGATGTACTCATTCCTAAAAATAAGCTGATCGTCATCACCGGAGTGTCCGGAAGCGGGAAATCATCCCTGGCTTTCGATACCATTTATGCGGAAGGCCAGAGAAGGTATGTGGAAAGTTTGAGTTCTTATGCCCGTCAGTTCCTCGGTAAGCTGGAAAAGCCGAAAGTGGACGATATCAAGGGACTTGCTCCTTCCATTGCCATCCAGCAGAAGGTGATTTCTTCTAATCCGCGGTCTACCGTTGGGACTTCCACAGAGATCTACGATTATCTGAAACTGCTTTTCGCCAGGATCGGGAAAACCTATTCCCCGGTTTCCGGTGAGGAAGTAAAAAAAGATTCAGTATCTGATGTAGTGGATTTCATCAAGGCTTCTCCAAAAGACGTTTCTTTTTTGCTGACAGCTCCGCTGGAATATGATGCCGAAGCATTCAATGAAACGCTGAACGTGCTGAAACTTGCCGGTTTTACCCGGCTTGAGATCAACGGCAATGTAGCAGGAATAGAAGACCTTGAAAGCTTTGGGTTTACGCCTGAAAAAGGCATGGCCATCAATCTGGTCATCGACCGTTTTTCTTATGAAGAAGATGAAAGTTTCCTTCAGAGGCTTGCCGATTCCATCCAGATGGCTTTTTATGAAGGAAGAGGATATTGCTCGCTTAAAAATACCGAAACCGGGAAAGTAAAGGAATTTTCCAATAAATTCGAGCTGGACGGCATAGAGTTCCTGGAACCAAATGTCCATTTTTTCAGCTTCAATAACCCTTACGGAGCCTGCCCGACCTGCGAAGGTTACGGCAAGGTGATCGGGATCGATGAAGACCTTGTAATACCGAATAAAACGCTTTCCATATATGAAGATGCGGTAGTTTCCTGGCGCGGCGAAAGCATGAGCGAATGGAAGAAAGCATTCATTAAGGAAGCAAAAGGCTTTCCGGTGCATAAACCGTATCATCAGCTAACAAAAGAACAGAGGACTTTCCTCTGGAAAGGTGACGGTGACAAAAACTTCCCGTCCATCAATAATTTCTTCAAAATGCTTGAAGAAAACCTTTACAAAATACAGTACCGTGTGATGCTTTCCCGGTACCGCGGCAAAACGCTCTGCCCAACCTGCGAAGGCATGAGGCTGCGTGAGGAAACCAGCTGGGTGAAAATAGACGGGCACAACATCCAGTCGATGATCGACCTTCCGCTGGATGAGCTCTTCCCGCTGATCACCGGATTAAAGCTTTCCGATCACGACCAGGAAATCGCCAAAAGGCTGCTGTACGAAATCACGACTAGGATTGAATTCCTGCTGAAAGTAGGTTTGGGATACTTAACGCTGAACCGTACTTCCAATACGCTGTCCGGCGGAGAAAGCCAAAGGATCAACCTGGCCACCAGCCTGGGAAGCTCACTGGTAGGTTCGATCTATATTTTAGATGAACCGTCTATCGGCCTGCATTCCAGGGACACAGAGAATTTAATTGAAGTGCTGAAGAACCTTCGGGATTTGGGCAATACCGTAATTGTGGTGGAGCATGATGAAGACGTGATGCGGGCTGCCGACTATATTATCGACATCGGCCCGGAAGCCGGTTACCTTGGCGGCGAACTGGTTTTTGCCGGAGATTACAAGGAACTGAAAGATGCCGATACACTGACTTCAAAATACCTCACCGGCCGACTGGAAATCAAAATTCCGGAAAAAAGGAGAAAGGCCAAAGAATGGATCCACATCAAAGGCGCCCGGCAGAACAACCTTAAAAATATAGATGTCGATATTCCACTGGAAAGTCTGGTGGTGATTTCAGGTGTTTCCGGAAGCGGAAAATCAACGCTGATGAAGGAGATCCTGACGAATGATATCATGATCCAACTGGGGCTCGGCGGTAAAAAAGGCGATTATGATTCAGTGGAATTCCCTAAAAAGCTGATCAAAAACATAGAGCTGATCGACCAGAACCCGATCGGGAAATCCTCCCGCTCCAATCCGGTGACCTACCTGAAAGCCTATGACGATATCCGCGACCTTTTTGCCAAGCAGAAGACCGCCAAGATGATGGGCTACAAACCGAAGCACTTCTCCTTCAACGTAGACGGCGGAAGGTGCGACGAATGTAAAGGTGAAGGCGTGATCAACGTATCCATGCAGTTTATGGCAGACATCGAGCTGGAATGCGAGGTTTGCAAAGGAACGCGTTTCAAGAGTGAAATTTTAGAAATCAAATACGACGAGAAAAATATTTCGGATATCCTCCACATGACCGTGGATGAAGCGCTGGAATTTTTCGGGGACAATAAGGAAGATAAGATCGTGACCAAGCTGAGGCCGTTGCAGGAAGTGGGATTAGGCTACCTTCAGCTCGGACAGAGCTCCTCTACCCTTTCCGGCGGCGAAGCACAGCGGGTAAAGCTGGCTTCTTTCCTGGTGAAAGGCGTAACGACGGAGAAAACCCTGTTTGTCTTCGATGAACCCTCTACAGGGCTGCATTTCCATGATATCCAGAAGCTCCTTAAATCGCTTCAGGCATTGATTGACCTTGGGCACTCGGTTATTGTGATCGAGCATCAGCCGGACATCATCAAATGTGCAGATTACATCATCGATATCGGTCCGGAAGCCGGAAAACACGGCGGCGAGGTGGTCTTTAACGGAACCCCGGAAGAGCTTGCGAAAAACAAGAAATCCCATACCGCCTACTACATCAAAGAAAAGCTGGAACAGTAA
- a CDS encoding TonB-dependent receptor plug domain-containing protein: MIKKILPVFFLGACLCAEAQEKSADIESIEVQGKLISTPFKNANQNITLITREDIAHSPAQSIDEVLQQIPGMDIRRRGANGVQSDLGFRGSSFEQVLLLLNGIRMNDSQTGHNTMNVPVDLDDVERIEVIKGPAARRFGQNAYAAVINIITKVSQGEKVKISAEGGDFSTYGLGMNAQAGNEKFSNSLQANTSGSQGYMHNTDYKISNVFYQSRLAIHNGDVRLQAGFSEKKFGANGFYSSPKATEQYEETQASVISVAHHQTFGRFKINSDVYWRRGQDMYLFNREKPEIYRNMHIGNNVGGEVNSSYQWALGTTALGVELRKEFLASNNLGSRERFVSQLFFEHHFSLLNNKLNIAPGISWANYSTQGNFFYPGLDVGYHFNASNKIYGNIAKVYRVPTFTELYYSSKTEQGNANLQPEEAVSAEIGYQFQNSRILAKISGFIRNADQPIDWIKNSLNDPIWYARNVNEINTRGIEVEAAHKVTQWFKYSLGYTYLDTTFRESDELVSRYVLDNLKHQVIVGAHFTFLRNFNAQVMYRYNERLNLGSYNLLDSRLNFVQKDFTAYLAVNNITNARYSETFGVQMPGRWFRVGISYNINVK; encoded by the coding sequence ATGATCAAGAAAATACTTCCTGTATTTTTCCTCGGTGCCTGCCTTTGTGCAGAAGCCCAGGAGAAATCCGCTGATATTGAAAGCATAGAAGTTCAGGGAAAACTGATTTCGACACCTTTTAAAAACGCCAATCAGAACATCACATTAATTACCCGAGAAGACATTGCCCATTCCCCGGCTCAGAGTATTGATGAAGTGCTTCAGCAAATCCCGGGAATGGATATCAGGAGAAGGGGAGCCAACGGAGTGCAAAGTGACCTGGGATTCAGGGGGAGTTCTTTTGAACAGGTACTGCTTTTACTGAACGGCATTCGGATGAATGATTCGCAGACCGGGCATAACACCATGAATGTTCCTGTAGACCTTGATGATGTGGAACGGATAGAAGTGATTAAAGGTCCTGCAGCCCGAAGATTCGGGCAGAATGCCTATGCCGCGGTGATCAATATCATTACCAAGGTCAGCCAGGGGGAAAAAGTGAAGATCAGTGCCGAAGGAGGCGATTTCAGCACTTACGGACTGGGTATGAATGCACAGGCCGGTAATGAAAAGTTTTCGAACTCCCTTCAGGCCAATACTTCGGGCTCGCAGGGCTATATGCACAATACGGATTATAAGATCAGCAACGTGTTCTACCAGAGCAGGCTGGCCATCCATAACGGAGACGTGAGGCTGCAGGCAGGATTTTCAGAGAAGAAATTCGGAGCTAACGGTTTCTATTCTTCGCCTAAAGCTACCGAACAGTATGAAGAAACGCAGGCTTCCGTCATCAGCGTGGCGCACCATCAGACATTCGGCAGATTCAAGATCAATTCAGATGTATATTGGAGAAGAGGCCAGGACATGTACCTTTTTAACCGCGAAAAGCCCGAAATCTACAGGAATATGCATATCGGGAATAATGTTGGCGGTGAGGTCAACTCAAGCTATCAATGGGCCCTGGGAACTACTGCACTGGGGGTGGAACTGAGGAAGGAATTCCTCGCCAGCAACAATCTCGGGAGCAGGGAACGTTTTGTATCCCAGTTGTTCTTTGAACATCATTTTTCCCTGCTAAACAATAAGCTGAACATTGCTCCGGGCATTTCATGGGCCAATTATTCTACACAGGGTAATTTTTTCTATCCGGGACTGGATGTGGGGTATCATTTCAATGCTTCCAATAAGATCTACGGGAATATTGCAAAGGTGTACCGTGTACCCACTTTTACAGAATTGTATTATTCAAGCAAAACGGAACAGGGCAATGCGAACCTTCAGCCTGAAGAAGCCGTTTCAGCGGAAATCGGGTACCAGTTCCAGAATTCAAGAATCTTAGCCAAAATCAGCGGATTTATCAGGAATGCAGACCAACCGATCGACTGGATTAAGAACAGCCTGAACGACCCGATCTGGTATGCGCGCAATGTCAATGAAATCAATACCCGCGGGATCGAAGTGGAAGCCGCACATAAAGTGACGCAGTGGTTTAAATATTCTTTAGGCTATACCTATCTGGATACCACGTTCAGGGAGTCCGATGAGTTGGTTTCCCGGTATGTGCTGGACAATCTGAAGCACCAGGTAATTGTAGGCGCTCATTTTACGTTCCTTAGGAATTTCAATGCACAGGTAATGTACCGGTACAATGAAAGGCTGAATCTTGGAAGCTACAATCTGCTGGATTCAAGGTTAAATTTTGTTCAGAAAGACTTTACGGCATATCTTGCTGTTAACAATATCACCAATGCCCGCTATTCTGAAACCTTTGGTGTTCAGATGCCTGGAAGATGGTTCAGGGTAGGGATTTCCTATAATATTAATGTTAAGTAA
- a CDS encoding DUF2490 domain-containing protein, giving the protein MKRFLGLCLLAGMSLFKAQDHISSFNAVTLTYKFHPKFFLYAEGQLRGNEDYSYPDYYEIKGGVGYNLTKNHKPFIGAGRYVNYKNHDLSREELRVWLQDVIDVKKGIVKFENRFRVEKSWFFEPNTDKTFQRMRYRYRLNVTVPLNSKTVKKGTVFTNAYDEVFFISPMKPTFARNRVYGGFGYQIDDYFGILTGYLWQREFEATGNRNLHFIYLALNVNIDGTNHHVKTFDFPGAD; this is encoded by the coding sequence ATGAAGCGTTTCCTAGGTCTGTGCCTTCTGGCAGGCATGAGTTTGTTCAAAGCACAGGATCATATTTCCAGCTTTAATGCCGTAACACTTACCTATAAGTTTCATCCTAAATTTTTCCTCTACGCGGAAGGACAGCTCCGCGGCAACGAAGATTATTCGTATCCGGACTACTATGAGATCAAAGGAGGGGTAGGATACAACCTTACCAAGAACCATAAGCCCTTTATCGGTGCCGGAAGGTATGTTAATTACAAAAACCATGACCTGAGCAGGGAAGAACTCAGGGTTTGGTTACAGGATGTCATTGATGTTAAAAAAGGGATCGTTAAGTTTGAGAACCGTTTCCGGGTGGAAAAAAGCTGGTTCTTTGAACCGAACACCGATAAAACTTTCCAGAGGATGCGTTATCGTTACCGCCTGAACGTTACGGTTCCGCTCAACTCCAAAACCGTCAAAAAAGGAACGGTTTTTACCAATGCTTACGATGAAGTTTTCTTTATCAGCCCTATGAAGCCTACATTTGCGAGAAACAGGGTATACGGTGGGTTCGGATACCAGATCGATGATTATTTCGGTATCCTGACAGGCTATTTATGGCAAAGGGAATTTGAAGCCACCGGAAACAGGAACCTCCATTTTATCTATCTTGCCCTGAACGTTAATATCGACGGAACAAACCATCATGTGAAGACCTTTGATTTCCCGGGAGCAGATTAA